The Candidatus Woesearchaeota archaeon genome window below encodes:
- a CDS encoding helix-turn-helix domain-containing protein: MKLMPQEIEVWYVIPALRRELARVFIEEHHLSQKEAAELLGVTESAISQYFSSKRATEFHSTPELKEKIKETAKKIIGDKSHAMKHIYDLTIFLRDSKHIKSICDVHKKFDATVPKNCTVCCNE; encoded by the coding sequence ATGAAACTCATGCCCCAAGAGATTGAAGTGTGGTACGTCATTCCTGCGCTGCGCCGTGAACTTGCTCGGGTTTTCATTGAGGAGCACCATCTCTCACAGAAAGAGGCCGCCGAGCTGCTCGGGGTGACTGAATCTGCGATTTCACAATACTTTTCCTCAAAGCGCGCTACCGAATTTCATTCAACGCCTGAACTCAAAGAAAAAATCAAGGAAACGGCGAAGAAAATTATCGGCGACAAGAGTCACGCGATGAAACACATTTACGACCTTACGATATTTCTCCGTGACTCAAAACACATCAAAAGCATCTGTGACGTGCATAAAAAATTTGATGCAACGGTTCCGAAGAATTGTACGGTGTGCTGTAATGAGTGA
- a CDS encoding HD domain-containing protein, translated as MNQKEILAKTASFVKQKLEGEGTGHDWWHIVRVRNNAIKIAREEDADLFIVELAALLHDIADWKFHGGDEEVGPKAAREWLTQLDVDEPIIAHVCDIIKHISFKGAGVATNMKTKEGMIVQDADRLDAMGAIGIARAFAYGGHKGRELHNPDIPPERHESFEQYKKSTGPTLNHFYEKLFLLKELMNTPTGKKMAEEHHAFMEEYVARFLDEWQGNK; from the coding sequence ATGAACCAAAAAGAGATTCTGGCAAAAACAGCATCCTTCGTCAAGCAAAAACTTGAGGGAGAAGGTACGGGACACGACTGGTGGCATATTGTGCGCGTGCGAAACAACGCGATAAAAATTGCGCGTGAAGAAGATGCAGACCTTTTCATCGTCGAACTTGCGGCGCTGCTCCATGACATCGCTGACTGGAAATTTCATGGCGGGGATGAAGAGGTAGGGCCGAAAGCAGCGCGTGAGTGGCTCACCCAGCTGGATGTTGACGAACCAATTATCGCGCACGTCTGCGACATCATAAAACATATCTCCTTCAAAGGCGCCGGTGTTGCAACAAACATGAAAACAAAAGAGGGCATGATTGTGCAAGACGCTGACCGCCTCGACGCTATGGGCGCCATTGGCATTGCGCGCGCGTTCGCCTACGGAGGCCACAAAGGGCGGGAACTGCACAACCCCGACATCCCGCCGGAACGCCATGAGTCATTTGAACAATACAAGAAAAGCACCGGCCCAACGCTGAACCATTTTTATGAAAAACTGTTTCTGCTGAAAGAGCTGATGAATACGCCAACGGGAAAAAAGATGGCAGAGGAACACCATGCTTTTATGGAAGAGTATGTTGCACGATTTTTGGATGAGTGGCAAGGAAACAAGTAA